CGTAGGACTCGGCGTCGAAGACGGGATCGGGTCGCATCGTTTCGAGAGTCATGACTCCCCGTTCGAGAGCGGCGAATAAAACGGTCGCGGGTCGGAGTCGGGGATTACTGCTCGAAGGCGCTGACGACTTCCTGGGTCGCGGCGTCGATGTCCCACTCGGCGACGAACGAGGACATCGCGGTCTTGAGTTCGATGAGTTGGTCCGGCCGCACGCCCAGCCCGTGGGTGATCGACAGCGGCTGTGAGCGCGAGGACTGGAAGGCCTTGTGCTGGCCCTGGAGGAACGCATTGAACTCCCCCATCGAGACGTCCGTCCGCGGCGGGATCGACCCCTTCTTCTGGTTGAATCGGCGCTGGCCGTCCGCCGAGCCGGCGTACTGCAGGAAGGTGCCGACGGCGTCCTCGTTGTCGGTCATCGACGAGGCGATCACGGCGTCCATGTTCATCGCGTATTCGCCCTCGGTCCCGGGGAAGGGGACGTGTTCCCAGTCGCTACCGTAGGTGAAGCCGTCGGTCTCGGTGTAGGCCCCGGCGGCCCAGTCGCCCTGGTGGAAGAACGTCGACTCGCCCTCGATGAAGCGTTCGTTGGCGTCGGTCAGCGACATGTACAGCGCGTCGTCGGTCGCGAGATCGGCGTAGGTCCCGACGATGTCCAGCGCGTCGGCGATCGCCTGCCGGTTGGCCGACGCTCGCCCGTCGCTCACGGCCTTGTAGACATCGTGGCCGTGCTCGCCCAGCAGCACTGTCTCCCACAGCTGCAGGACCGTCCAGGGGTTCTTCATCGGAAAGAGCATGCCGACCTGCCCGGTCTCGGCTTCGGCCTGCCGGAGCATCTCCACGAACTCGCGAGGGCTCGACGCGCTGGAGGGATCGATCCCGGCCTCGACGGCCAGATCGACGTTGTAGAAGAGGTTGTTGATCCGGTGGATGTTCAGCGGGACGGCGTGATAGACGCCGTCGAACTCCGAGGCCCCGCGCGGACCGTCGAGATACTGCTGCTCCATGTCCGACTGGTTCCAGACGTCGGAGATGTCCGCCAGGACGTTGGCCTCGACGTACGGAAAGAGGTTCTTGCCCGGCCACTCGACCCACAGGTCCGGCGGCGTCTCCTTGAGGATGCGACTCTTGACGGCCAGACTGAGGTTCTCGTTGGTGACGTCCCCCAGCGAGACGTCAGGATGGCGACTCTGAAACCCCGACAACAGGGCCTCCATCGCCGCCTCACCATCGCCGCCCACCATCCGGTGAAGCAACTCCGTGTCGGTCCGGCCCCGGGAACTGAATTGCTCGCCAGAACGTGACATGATCGTCTATACTGGCGTTTCTGCTACCCTGTATTGAACCTACCGCCGACGTTCTCACGTCTGGTAATACTTCCGGAGGCGTCCGCCGCTCTCCTCTCAGGTCGAGGAGATCCGACGAGAGAAGGCGATTTCGAGCGGGTCTGAGAACAAAATCTGATATTGGGTGGAAGGATATATATGGTCGATTGGGTAACGTAGACACATGCGATTGTTCGCCGAACGAGCTACAACTGCGGCACTCGGATTCCAGCTGGTGCACGCGTTCTATCAGGCGCTTCTGCCGTCTCTCGTCTCCGGGCCGGCGTACGTGCTACTCGCGGCGAGCGGACTACTCGCAGCGGTCGGCACGCTCGGGTACGCCGTCTGGCGACTTGACGAGCGGTTCGCGAACGTCCACGCCGAGCGGGAGGATCTCCGAGAGGAACGGGACGCACTCGAAGACGAGCGCGAGGCGCTCCGTGCGGAGCGGGACACGCTCGAAGTCCGTCTCGAAGCGGCACGGGATGCACTCACGGATCTGCAGGATCAACGCGTCCAGACTCCGGCGACGCCGATGACGACCGACGGTGGTGTCCAGACGGCCGGCAATCTCTCGACGGAGGAACTGGACGACTACATCGCCGTCTGCTGTGACACCATCGAGCAGACCGGCGACGGCGACCTCCGCCAGCGCCTCGACGTCGACACGCCTTCGGAAGCGCTCAATCGTCTCTCCCGGGAGTTCAACGAGATGGCGACGGCCTTCGAGCAAACGATCGACACGGCAAACGAGTTCAGCGAGGACGTCGCCGGCTCCTCAGAACAGGTCACGACCGCGACCCAGGCCGTGATGGAGGCTAGCGAGAGCGTCGCCGAGACGATTCAGGAGATCGCCGACGTCTTCCACGAGCAGCACACCCAGATCAGCCAGATCTCCGAGGAGATGGGCGACATGTCCGCGACGATTCAAGAGATCGCCGCCTCCAGCAACGAGGTCGCCGAGAAGGCAGACAAGACCGAGCGCGAGACGGTCCAGGGGATCGAAGCCGCTCGCGGGGTCGCCGACGCGATGGACGAAGCCAGCGACCAGACCGACACCGTCGTCGAGGCCGTCGAGACGCTCGACGACCAGATGAAAGAGGTCGGACAGATCGTCGACATGATCGACCGGATCGCAGAACAGACGAACATCCTCGCGCTGAACGCCTCGATCGAAGCCGCTCACGCCTCGACTGGCGAGGAGACCGGTTTCGGCGTCGTCGCAGACGAGGTCAAGAGCCTCGCCGAGGAGACCAAAGACGCAACCAAGCAGATCGAGGCGCTCATCGAGGACATCCAGGACCAGACGAGCGAGACCGTCGAGGAGATCAACGAGATGCAGTCGACTGTCGAAGACGGCCAGGAGGATGTCCAGGAAGGGCTAGAAGCGCTCGAATCGATCATGGACCACGTCCAGCAGACGACCAGCGGCGTCAAGGAGATCTCCAACGCGACCGACGATCAGGCCGCTTCCAGCGAGGAGGTCGCCTCGATCGCCGACGAGGCCGCAGAGACTTCCCGAGCGAACATGGAAGAGGCCGAGCACGTCGCCGCCGTCGCCGAAGAGCAGACCCTCGCGCTCGGCGAGATGTACGTCAACGCGAAGATGCTCACGATGCGTGCCCGACAGCTCTCGACGCTGTTCGACCGCTACGAAACCGAGTGATTTCCCGCGAGTCGACGCCAGTAGAGGCCCACTTTTACTACCTGGTCGGTCCTGCACTCGACTATGGACGTAGGCGTACTGACCGTTCCGCTCGGCGACCAGTCCCGTGAATCAGCGTTCGGATATCTTGCGGACCTCGGCGTCGGCGCGGTCGAGCTCGGCTGTGGTGGCTATCCCGGCCAGGGCCATCTCGACCGCGAGACACTGCTTACGGATCCGGACGCACGGGCCGACTTGCGTACGGATCTCGACGAGTACGATCTCCGCGTGAGCGCACTCGCGACGCACAACAACCCCTTGCACCCCGACGACGAGCGGGCCAGCGAGGCCGACACCGAACTCCGGGAAGCCATCGAACTAGCAGACGTGCTCGATATCGGCACTGTCACCTGCTTCTCGGGACTGCCGGCCGGCGGCCCGAACGACGAGGTGCCAAACTGGGTGACCGCACCCTGGCCCGGCGAGCACGCCGACGCCCACGAGTACCAGTGGGAGGTCGCCACCGACTACTGGCGCGACCTGGCTGAACACGCCGCCGAACACGAGGTCGACGTCGCCATCGAGATGCACCCGAACATGCTGGTCTACGAGCCCTCGGGGATGCTCGAACTCCGCGACCGGACCAACGACCGGATCGGCGCGAACTTCGATCCCTCCCACCTGTACTGGCAGGGAATCGAGATTACCGACGCGATCCGGCTGCTGGGCGCACACGACGCCATCCACCACTTCCACGCCAAGGACACCAGAGTCTACGACGCCCAGGCCCGGACGAACGGTGTCCTCGACATGACGCCCTACGACGAGGTCGCGGATCGCTCGTGGATCTTCCGCTCGGTGGGCTACGGCCACGGCGAGGATCACTGGCGGGACATCGTCTCGACGCTGCGAATGGTCGGCTACGGCGGCGCGCTCTCGATTGAACACGAGGACGCGCTGACCTCGGCCAGTGAGGGGCTCGAAAAGGGAATCGAGCTGCTTCAGCGCGTGGTATTCGAGGAGCAGCCCGGGGACGCGTTCTGGGCGTAGCAGCCGCTCTGGGTGTCACGCGATCGGAAAACTGGGTGTCCCGCTAGGCCGGGACCTGTCTGTCGAGAACGACCGCTGTCAGGACCGCAGTGACAGTTGCGCCGATCAGTGAAACGAGCACTCCCGCAATTTCGTCACCGATACTGAAGTCGATGGCGTCTGGCGCGGTGACCGTCATGAGGAGTAGCGAGACGACGAGAACGACCGCCGTTCCAGCGGCGGCAGCGATCGCCGCGGGCTGGTAGGACGATATCTGGGCGTCCGTACTCGTGTGGTAGTACACACCGATACCGAAGGCGAACAGCAACCCGAATACGGGGCCGTCAGTGTACCCGAAGACAGCGTCCACTGCCCTGTAGAACATATCATCCTCGATAGCGCTGTATAGTCTCGAGTCCTCGGACGCGAGTGAATACTCCAGCAGATGATAGACGAACGATCCGATCGCGAATACCCCATACACTGCGATTCCGAATAGTGCATGACGAACGCCGTCTGATTGGCTTGACTGTTGTCGTGGCCGCCCACCCTGTTGTGAAGACATATCGACTTTTGATCCTCGACAGAGACATATAAATCCTATTAGATAGGTTCCCCGATACAGGGGGCAGTTCGCTCAGTCAGCCTCCGCGAGACCTGATCGCCGCTACTTTTCGGTCTCGTCGTCCTTCTTGACCTTCTCCTCGACGGCCTCTTCGACTTTCTCCTCGACGGCCTCTTCGGCCTTCTCTGAGACTGTCTCCTCGGCTTTCTCTTCGACAGTCTTCTCGGCCTTCTCCTCGACGGCTTCTTCGGCTTTCTCTTCGATCGTCTCTTCTGCCTTTTCGGCGACCGTCTCCTCGGCTTTCTCTTCGACAGTCTTCTCGGCCTTCTCCGCAACGGCTTCTTCGGCTTTCTCTTCGACAGTCTCTTCGGCTTTTTCGGCGACGGCTTCTTCGGCTTTCTCCGTGACTGTCTCTTCTGCCTTCTCCTCGACGGCTTCTTCGGCTTTCTCCGTGACTGTCTCTTCTGCCTTCTCCTCGACGGCCTCCTGGGCCTTCTCTTCGACAGTCTTCTCGACCGTTTCAGCCACCGTCTTGTCGACCGTATCTTCGACCGTCTTCTCGACCGTCTCGGACACGGTCTTGTCGACCGTATCTTCGACAGTCTTGTCGACCGTATCTTCGACTGTCTTCTCGACGGTCTCTGCGACAGTCTTGTCGACCGTATCTTCGACCGTCTCGGCGACCGTCTTGTCTACTGTCTCACCGACAGTCTCTTCGACGGCTTCGCCGACCGTCTCGTCGACTTTCGCCTCGACGGTGTCGTCCATGGTCTCCTCGACGGTCTCTTTGACCGTCGACGTCATCCAGTCGGGGTCGAAGCGGGCCATCTTCCAGGCGACGTGGACGATGTAGGCGACGAGCACACCGAACCCGAAGGCCAGCCCGATGTCGTTGCCGGCCAGCAAGATCAGTCCGACCGACAGCGCGATGAGGAGTCCGTATGTCAGATCGACCAGCGAGTCGACGCGACTCGGATTCATCCGTCGATCACCGTCTGCCAAATTGCGCAACCTGTCGCTCCTGCCGCTCGCGTAGAAGTCATATCACAAGCCAATAGCCCCGTCGGCAAGTAGCTTGCCGAACGCGATCACCAGCCGGATTCCGGGCTACTCCTCTGCGTACTCCCGCTGGCGCTCGCGGTAGGACTCGGTCCCGAGGACGTCCTCGAACTGCGCGAAAGTGACTGTCTCGACTGCGTCGGTCGTCCCGTGCGTCGCCAGTGCTTCGTAAGCCTCCCTGACCGCCCGAGTCATCGCGAACAGCGCGGTCAGCGGATAGACCACGATGTCGAACCCGAGATCGTCCAGTTCGTCGGCCGATAGCACCGGCGTCTTGCCGCCTTCGATCATGTTCGCGAACGTCGGCGCGTCGAAGGCAGTGGCGATCCGTTCGAGTTCCTCGCGAGACTGTGGGGCCTCGACGAAGACGACATCAGCACCCGCGCGCTCGTAGGCTCGGCCGCGTTCGATCGCCTCGTCCAGCCCGTGCGGTTCGCGGGCGTCGGTGCGCCCGATCAACAGGAAGTCGCTGTCGCGCTCCTCGCGGACGTCCGCTGCCGCACGGATGCGCCGGACGTGTTCGTCGGTCGGAACGACTCGCTTCTCGTCCATGTGGCCACAGCGCTTTGGCCACTGCTGGTCTTCGAGGATCGCGCCCGCGACGCCCGCGTCGATGCACTCGCCGATCGTCCGCCGGACGTTCAGCGCGTTGCCGTAGCCGGTGTCCATGTCGGCCACCAGCGGGATGGAGATGGATTCGGTGATCCGACGGATACGATCGACGTTCTCCGAGGCGGTCATCAGTCCCAGGTCGGGCAGCCCCAGCTGGGTCGCGGCGATCGAGAACCCGGAGGTGAACACGGTCTCGAAGCCGGCCTGTTCGGCCAGTTTCGCCGACATGGTGTCGTACGCGCCGGGGAAGACGGTGATCTCGGGCTGGTCGAGGAGTCGCCGGAGTTCGGTCGCAGGCTCGTCGGCCATGTCTCCGGAGACGGATACTGGCCGCTAAAAACTACCGCGCTATCTGAACGTGGTCGAGCGACCACGCTATCTGAACGTGGTCCAGCGACCACGCTATCTGACGCGATAGGGGTCGTCTCCGGGGAGGAACCGACCGAGGTCGACCTCCTGGCGGTAGTCGCGTTGCTGGAGCGTGGTGAGGGCGTCGACGAGTTTCTGTTCGTCGGCGTCGGTCCACGTTCCGGGATCTTTGATCGGATAGATGAGCCAGCCAGCTCCCTGGCGTTCGGTGGCGTGGAGTGCGTCCATGTCGAGGTGGCCGTTGCGCGCGGCGTAGTTCGCCAACACGTGCTTGGTGGCGCGTTCGCCGACCGGCAGCAAGACGTGGGCGGTGATCGCCCGCAACTCGGAGTCGAAAAAGCGTTCGAGATCGTCGTAATCGGCCTGCGTGGGCGGGCCAGGAGTCACGCACATACACAGATACGAGAAGTAGGTCTGTGCGACCGTCGGTGGTGTCCCTGCGGATTCGAGGAGGCCGGCTTCGACCAGCGCCGACTGGAGGCGTTCGCTTCCGGGCGTCTCGGTGAAGGGGATACCCGAGTCGATCCCGCCGTGGACGCCCGGGTGGTCACCGATGACGTGGAAGTGGGCGTTGGCGTCGCCGTACCCCGGGACGAAGTTCTGACAGTCCGGCTGATGACCGAACGGGTTGGACTGTCGATGCGTGACGTTCTTCACGTCCGACCAGACGTGGCGGGCCGAAAAAACTCCGACGGTTCGCCGCAAACCTGGCGAACAATCGTTCGGAACCAATATTTTTGGCGACGCCAGTCAGACGCACTTCCAATGCGTGAAGCGACGCTCTGTCACCCCCTGCGCGACGACGACCTGCTGTTCATCCGCAAACAACGCGGCCCCGGAGCCGGGAATCTCGTCGCGCCCGGCGGCAAGATCGAGGACGGCGAGACGCCCCGGGAGTGTGCCGTCCGCGAGACGCGCGAGGAGGTCGGCCTCGAAGTTCGGGGCCTCGACAAGCGCGGGGAGTTGCGCTTCGTCTTCGGCGAAGAGCCGTTCATGTTCGTCCACGTCTTTCTCACTCGCGATTTCGTAGGCCGTCCTCAGGAAACTGACGAGGGCGTCCCGCGCTGGATCGACACCGACGACCTGCCATACGAAGAGATGTGGGACGACGACCGCTACTGGCTGCCACTCCTGCTCGACGGCCAGCAGTTCCGGGGCGAGTTCTTCTTCGACAGCGACGGCGAGGACGTGCTGGAGTACGACCTGGTGACCGGTCTCGATTTTTGAGGAGATAGGGGCTTATTTGTCACCCCGCGTCGAACTCCCAGACATGGAACTGTTCGGAACGGCCGGGATCCGCGGTCCCGTCGCCGACACCGTCACGCCGGAACTGGCACTCGACGTGGGCCGGGCCGTCGGTGTCGAGGCCGAGACGGTCGTCCTCGGACGGGACGGCAGACAGAGCGGGACCGCTCTCGTGGGGGCCGTCGAAGCGGGACTGACCAGTGCGGGTGCGAGCGTCGTGCGTCTGGGGCAGGTCCCGACGCCCGCGCTCGCGGCAGCCAGCCGCGGCCGCTACGGCGTCATGTTGACGGCCAGTCACAACCCCCCGGCTGACAACGGGATCAAGCTGTTCGCAGACGGCGTCGAGTTC
The Halapricum salinum genome window above contains:
- a CDS encoding ABC transporter substrate-binding protein, producing the protein MSRSGEQFSSRGRTDTELLHRMVGGDGEAAMEALLSGFQSRHPDVSLGDVTNENLSLAVKSRILKETPPDLWVEWPGKNLFPYVEANVLADISDVWNQSDMEQQYLDGPRGASEFDGVYHAVPLNIHRINNLFYNVDLAVEAGIDPSSASSPREFVEMLRQAEAETGQVGMLFPMKNPWTVLQLWETVLLGEHGHDVYKAVSDGRASANRQAIADALDIVGTYADLATDDALYMSLTDANERFIEGESTFFHQGDWAAGAYTETDGFTYGSDWEHVPFPGTEGEYAMNMDAVIASSMTDNEDAVGTFLQYAGSADGQRRFNQKKGSIPPRTDVSMGEFNAFLQGQHKAFQSSRSQPLSITHGLGVRPDQLIELKTAMSSFVAEWDIDAATQEVVSAFEQ
- a CDS encoding methyl-accepting chemotaxis protein; the protein is MRLFAERATTAALGFQLVHAFYQALLPSLVSGPAYVLLAASGLLAAVGTLGYAVWRLDERFANVHAEREDLREERDALEDEREALRAERDTLEVRLEAARDALTDLQDQRVQTPATPMTTDGGVQTAGNLSTEELDDYIAVCCDTIEQTGDGDLRQRLDVDTPSEALNRLSREFNEMATAFEQTIDTANEFSEDVAGSSEQVTTATQAVMEASESVAETIQEIADVFHEQHTQISQISEEMGDMSATIQEIAASSNEVAEKADKTERETVQGIEAARGVADAMDEASDQTDTVVEAVETLDDQMKEVGQIVDMIDRIAEQTNILALNASIEAAHASTGEETGFGVVADEVKSLAEETKDATKQIEALIEDIQDQTSETVEEINEMQSTVEDGQEDVQEGLEALESIMDHVQQTTSGVKEISNATDDQAASSEEVASIADEAAETSRANMEEAEHVAAVAEEQTLALGEMYVNAKMLTMRARQLSTLFDRYETE
- a CDS encoding sugar phosphate isomerase/epimerase family protein codes for the protein MDVGVLTVPLGDQSRESAFGYLADLGVGAVELGCGGYPGQGHLDRETLLTDPDARADLRTDLDEYDLRVSALATHNNPLHPDDERASEADTELREAIELADVLDIGTVTCFSGLPAGGPNDEVPNWVTAPWPGEHADAHEYQWEVATDYWRDLAEHAAEHEVDVAIEMHPNMLVYEPSGMLELRDRTNDRIGANFDPSHLYWQGIEITDAIRLLGAHDAIHHFHAKDTRVYDAQARTNGVLDMTPYDEVADRSWIFRSVGYGHGEDHWRDIVSTLRMVGYGGALSIEHEDALTSASEGLEKGIELLQRVVFEEQPGDAFWA
- a CDS encoding isocitrate lyase/PEP mutase family protein; protein product: MADEPATELRRLLDQPEITVFPGAYDTMSAKLAEQAGFETVFTSGFSIAATQLGLPDLGLMTASENVDRIRRITESISIPLVADMDTGYGNALNVRRTIGECIDAGVAGAILEDQQWPKRCGHMDEKRVVPTDEHVRRIRAAADVREERDSDFLLIGRTDAREPHGLDEAIERGRAYERAGADVVFVEAPQSREELERIATAFDAPTFANMIEGGKTPVLSADELDDLGFDIVVYPLTALFAMTRAVREAYEALATHGTTDAVETVTFAQFEDVLGTESYRERQREYAEE
- a CDS encoding uracil-DNA glycosylase family protein — encoded protein: MKNVTHRQSNPFGHQPDCQNFVPGYGDANAHFHVIGDHPGVHGGIDSGIPFTETPGSERLQSALVEAGLLESAGTPPTVAQTYFSYLCMCVTPGPPTQADYDDLERFFDSELRAITAHVLLPVGERATKHVLANYAARNGHLDMDALHATERQGAGWLIYPIKDPGTWTDADEQKLVDALTTLQQRDYRQEVDLGRFLPGDDPYRVR
- a CDS encoding 8-oxo-dGTP diphosphatase, translated to MREATLCHPLRDDDLLFIRKQRGPGAGNLVAPGGKIEDGETPRECAVRETREEVGLEVRGLDKRGELRFVFGEEPFMFVHVFLTRDFVGRPQETDEGVPRWIDTDDLPYEEMWDDDRYWLPLLLDGQQFRGEFFFDSDGEDVLEYDLVTGLDF